CCATAAACGCAGACAGCCACTTGAGCTGATGGCTCAAGTGGCTGTCTGGAACGGAAGCTGCTTGGTACCGGCGGTCGGACTCGAACCGACAAGGGCTTGCACCCGGCGGATTTTGAATCCGCTGCGTCTACCAATTCCGCCACGCCGGCAACGCCGCGAGCATTATACGTGGGCCGCCCGGCAGGTCAATCTCGGGCCTGACTTCGCGCCAGCGAGCCGGTATCCTAGGCGGCTTGCCAGAAACCACCGGACCCCGAACCGCATGCAGCGCGCCGACTTCCATTTCGAGCTCCCCGACGAGTTGATCGCCCGCTACCCTTCCGAGCAGCGTACCGACTGCCGACTGCTGTGCGTGGATGGCGCGAGCGGCGGACTCACCCACCGACGCTTCCCGGACCTGCTCGAACTGCTCGAGCCAGGCGACCTGCTGGTGTTCAACGACACGCGGGTGATCCCGGCACGGCTGCACGGCCACAAGGCCAGCGGCGGCAAGGTGGAGATGCTGCTCGAGCGCCCCCTGGATGTTCACCGCGGCCTGGCCCACCTGCGCTCCAGCAAGTCGCCCAAGCCCGGCACCGAGCTGATCTTCGAAGGCGATGTGCGCGCCGTTGTGGAGGGGCGCCGTGATGCCCTGTTCGAGCTACGCTTCCTCGGCGACACGCCGCTGATCGAGCTGCTCGAGCGTCACGGGCACATGCCGCTGCCGCCCTATATCGACCGCGACGACGAAAGCAGCGACCGCGACCGCTACCAGACGGTCTACGCGCGTCGCGACGGTGCCGTGGCCGCCCCCACCGCGGGGCTGCACTTCGATGAGCCGCTGCTCGCGGCGCTGGCCGAGAAGGGCATCGAGCGCGCCTTCGTTACCCTGCACGTGGGCGCTGGCACCTTCCAGCCGGTGCGCGTCGACGATATCCGCGAGCACCAGATGCACAGCGAGTGGCTGGAAGTGGACGAGACCACCTGTGAGCAGGTGCGCGTCGCGCGGGCCGCGGGCCGCCGGGTCATCGCCGTGGGCACCACCAGCGTGCGCTGCCTCGAGAGCGCCTGCGCCAACAGCAAGGATGGCGAGATCGCCCCCTACCGCGGCGAGACCGATATCTTCATCTATCCCGGTTACGCCTGGCGTTGCGTGGATGCCCTGGTCACCAACTTCCACTTGCCGGAGTCCACCCTGCTGATGCTGGTGGCCTCTTTCGCCGGCTACGACACCACCCTGGCGGCCTACCGCGAGGCGGTGGCCGAGCGCTATGCCTTCTTCAGCTATGGCGATGCCATGTTCCTGACCCGCAAGACGTCCTGAGTTTGGCCATGCTGCGTTAAACGCTGTCTCAAAACACTCATTTACACCCGTAAACTCCGTGTTCCTCGACAGCGCTTGCCTTGCCTGACCTTCCTCAAGACGCCTTGTCCCAGCGTTGAGATTTTACATGCGAGACGAATGTTTCATGAGCTTCGAGCGCCTGGCCAGCGATGGCCGGGCGCGCCGCGGCCGCCTCACCTTCCCAAGGGGAACAGTGGAGACGCCCGCCTTCATGCCGGTGGGCACCTATGGCACCGTCAAGGGGATGACCCCCCAGTCGGTTGCCGATATCGGCGCCGAGATCATCCTCGGCAACACCTTCCACCTCTGGCTGCGTCCCGGCATGGAGGTGATCGAGGCCCACGGCGACCTGCATGACTTCGCCCAGTGGCACAAGCCGATCCTCACCGACTCTGGCGGCTTCCAGGTCTTCTCGCTGGGCGCCATGCGCAAGATCACCGAACAGGGCGTACACTTCCGCTCGCCGGTGGACGGCGCCAAGGTATTCATGGGCCCCGAGGAGTCCATGGCGGTGCAGCGCTCGCTTGGCTCCGATGTGGTGATGATCTTCGACGAGTGCACCCCCTACCCGGCCACCGAGAAGGAGGCGCGACTCTCCATGGAGCGCTCGCTGCGCTGGGCCGAGCGCTCCCGGGCGGCCCACGGCGACTCCCCCGCGGCGCTGTTCGGCATCGTCCAGGGCGGCATGTACCCCGAACTCCGCGAGCGCTCCCTCGAGGGTCTGATGGAGATCGGCTTCGACGGCCTTGCCATCGGCGGCCTCTCGGTGGGCGAGCCCAAGGAGGAGATGATCAAGGTCCTCGACTACCTGCCCGCCTGGATGCCGGAAGACAAGCCCCGCTACCTGATGGGCGTGGGCAAGCCCGAGGACCTGGTGGAGGGAGTGCGCCGGGGCATCGACATGTTCGACTGCGTGATGCCGACCCGCAATGCCCGCAATGGCCACCTTTTCACGGCGGAGGGCACCGTGAAGATCCGCAATGCCCGGCACCGCCATGACACCGGCCCGCTGGAGGCAGAGTGCGACTGCTACACCTGCCAGCACTTCTCCCGGGCCTACCTGCACCACCTGGATCGCTGCGGCGAGATGCTCGGTTCGATGCTCAATACGATCCACAATCTGCGCCACTACCAGCGACTCATGGCCGGTTTGCGCGGTGCCATTGAAGCGGGTACATTGACCCACTTCGTGGAAGGCTTCTATGCCCGGCGCGGGCTGCCGGTGCCTCCCGCCCCGAATTGACAGCCGCCGGTGCGCGCCCTGAGGGCAGGGCACCGGTCGCCACTGCCCCGCGACAGCACGGCAGACCCTCTTACCCATCCCAACCAGGAGACCCACATCCATGCTGGATTTCTTCATCGCGCCGGCCTATGCCCAGGACGCTCCCGCCGGGGGCGGTATCGCCCAGATCGTCATGCTGGTCGGTTTCGTTGCCATCTTCTACTTCCTGCTGTGGCGCCCCCAGGCCAAGCGCGCCAAGCAGCACAAGCAGCTGATCGGCAACCTCTCCAAGGGTGACGAGATCGTCATCGGCGGCGGCATGTTGGGTCGCATCACCAAGGTGAGCGAGGACAGCGAGTTCCTGACCATGCAGATCGCCGAAGGCACCGAGGTCAGCGTGCAGAAGAACGCCGTGGCCGCCGTGTTGCCCAAGGGCACCATCAAGTCCATCTGACTCGTGTCCTACCCGGCCCCGGCTGTTTCACGCGGCAGGGCCGTCCTTCGACCGCCGCCCAGGCACTGCCGGCGTCGGTCGTGGCGTGATCGCGTCAGCTCCTCCTGCTTTTCAGCAACCTATCGTCAGCTATCTAGGACAGGGCCCGCATGCTCAACCGTTATCCCCTGTGGAAGTATCTGCTGATACTCATCGTCCTGCTCATCGGCCTGATCTACTCGCTGCCCAATCTCTTCCCGGAAGATCCGGCGATCCAGATCAGTAGCGAACGCGGCGACGCCACTATCGATGAACGCCAGCTCGAGAGTATCCAGGCATCCTTGAACGATGCCGGCATCGAGATCAAGAACACCGAACGTAGCCAGACCAGCACCCTGCTACGCCTGCGCACCCCCGACGCCCAGATCGCCGCCCGCGACCGGGTCGCCGCCATGCTCGGCGAGGAGTATGTGGTCGCGCTCAACCTGGCCGAGTCGACCCCCGGGTGGCTGCAGTCACTCTCCGCTTCGCCCATGACGCTGGGCCTCGACCTGCGCGGCGGCGTGCACTTCCTGCTGGAAGTGGACATGCAGGCGGCCGTCAGCCAGCGCCTGGAGGTCAACGCCAGCGCCATGCGCGAGCTGCTGCGCGACGAGCGCATCCGCTACCGCGACACCGAGATCGACGACCGCACCCTGACCCTGAGCTTCACCGATGCCGAGGATCGCAATACCGCGCGGAGCCTGATCAGCCGCGAGTTCCCCGACTTCCAGTACGAGAGTCGTGGCGACGGGCGCGGTGCCGCCCTGGCCATGACCCTGACCGACCAGGCGGTCAACGCGATTCAGGACTACGCCATCAACCAGAACCTGACCACCCTGCGCAACCGGGTGAACGAGCTGGGGGTGGCAGAGCCGCTGGTACAGCGCCAGGGGCCGGACCGCATCGTGGTCGAGCTGCCCGGCGTGCAGGATACCGCCGAGGCCAAGCGCATCGTCGGTGCCACCGCCAACCTGGAGTTCCGCCTCGAGGCGCGCCCCGATACGCCGGACAGCGAGATCGAGACCCTGACGTTCCGCAATGCGCCGTCACGCAGCGCCGACCTGATGCGCGACGTGATCATCACCGGTGACCAGGTCTCCAACGCCAACCGCAGCTTCGACGAGAACGGTCGCCCCCAGGTCAACATCGACCTGGATGGCACCGGCGGCACCCTGATGAACCGTGCCACCCGCACCAACATCGGGCGCAACATGGCGGTCGTCTACATCGAGCACAAGACCCGCGACAGCGTGGAGATGGTCGACGGCGAGGAGACCGTGGTCCGCGATGCCTACACCGAGCGCGGCATCATCAGCCTGGCCACCATCCAGAGCGCCCTGGGCAACAGCTTCCGCATCACCGGACTCGACTCGCCCACCGAGGCGGCAGAGCTCTCCCTGCTGCTGCGCTCGGGCTCGCTGGCCGCACCGATCTACTTCGTGCAGGAGCGCACCATCGGCCCGAGCCTGGGCGCCGAGAACATCAAGCGTGGCGTGATGTCGGTGCAGATCGGCCTGCTGCTGGTGGTGCTGTTCATGCTGATCCGCTACAAGGTGTTCGGCATCTTCGCCAACCTGGCCCTGGCGCTCAACCTGACCCTGCTGGTGGCGGCGATGTCGATGCTCGGCGCCACCCTCACCCTGCCCGGCATCGCCGGCATCGTGCTGACACTGGGCATGGCGGTGGACGCCAACGTGCTGATCTTCGAGCGAATACGCGAGGAGCTGCGTGCGGGACTCTCGGTACAGCAGGCGATACACGCCGGCTACGAGCGCGCCTTCTCCTCCATCGTCGACGCCAACATCACCACCCTGCTGGTGGCGGTGATTCTGTTCTCGATCGGCACCGGACCGGTCAAGGGCTTCGCCGTGACCCTGTCGCTGGGCATTCTCACCTCGCTGTTCACCGCCCTGATGGTGACCCGTGCCATGGTGAATCTCGTCTATGGCGGCAAGCCGGTCAAGAAGCTCTGGATATAAGAGGTGATCATGAAAAGCCTGGCCAATCGACAGATCGACTTCATGGGCAAGCGGAAGATCGCCTTCGGGATCTCCGCCCTGCTGATCCTGGCATCGCTCGCCTCGCTGCTGTTCCAGCAGCTCAGCCTGGGCCTGGACTTCACCGGCGGCACCCTGGTGGAGGTGCGCTACGCCGTGGCGCCCTCGCTCGATGCGGTACGCCAGACCCTGGAGGCCGCCGAGTTCCGTGATGTCTCGGTGCAGACCTTCGGCGCTGCCAACGAGGTGCTGATCCGCCTGCAGCAGGCCTTCGATGCCGACGTCGGCGACCGTGTGGTGGAGCTGCTACGCCGCAGTGGCGAGGAGGTCAGCCTGGTACGCGCCGAGTTCGTCGGCGCCCAGGTGGGTGACCAGCTGCGCGACCAGTCCGGCCTCGGCCTGCTGGTGGCGCTGGGCATCGTGATGCTCTATGTGGCCTTCCGCTTCCAGTACAAGTTCGCGATCGGCGCGCTGCTGGCCCTGATGCACGACGTGATCATCGTGGTCGGCGCCTTCTCGCTGTTCCAGCTCGAGTTCGACCTGACCGTGCTGGCCGCGGTGCTGGCGGTGATCGGCTACTCGCTCAACGACACCATCGTGGTCTACGACCGCATCCGCGAGAATATTCGCAAGTCGCGTATCGACGACATGCCGGCGATCTTCAACGAATCGCTCAACCAGACCCTGTCGCGCACCCTGGCCACCTCCGGTACCACCCTGCTGGTGCTGGTGGCGCTGCTGGCGCTGGGCGGTGACATGATCGAGGGCTTCGCCATCGCCCTGATCCTCGGCGTGGTGGTGGGCACCTACTCTTCCATCTATATATCAGGCGCCCTGCTGCTGCCGCTGGGACTCAACCGCGAGGACCTGATTCCGGCGAGGAAGGAGGACCCCGAGGCCGAGGAGCTGCCCTGAGCGGCAGGCCTGCCGGGCCGAAAGGGAGCGCCCCCGCCGAGCCATCGGCGGGGGCGCTGTCGTTTCAGGTGCCCGATTGCCTGGGGCTCAGTTGGCCTGGCGCCAGCCACCCAGCACCCGCTGGTCGGGGCCGAAGAACACCAGCCGATCGTGGTCGATCAGGTAGCGGTAGGCGGTCTCCAGCATCCCGGTGACGCGGGCGGCGTCTTCCAGCTGCGGGCAGCCGCGCCGGGTGGTGGAAAGCTCGCTGACCTCGATGCGCTGGTTGTCGCCGAGGTGCACCCGGCCACGCATCTCGTTGCAGCCGTCGCTGCCCACCAGGCGACCATCGCGGTCGATCTCGAACCAGGGGGTCTCTGGCATCGAGAGCCGCTCGCTGGTGCCCACCAGCAGCAGGTTCCAGCGCTGTTCCACCAGCGGCCCCTCCAGGCCGCCGGAAGAGTCCTCGCTGGGAGCCGGGGAGCGACTTCCGCAGGCGGCCAGCAGGGCGGCGGCAGCCAGCACCAGCAGCGGGCGGGCCTTGCGCAGTCGCAGTGGTGTTGCCCTTACCATGTGCCGGTGTTCTCCATGGAGGCCCAGGGTTCGCGGGGCGGCTGTGCCTCGCCCTTCTGCAGCAGCTCCACCGAGATACCATCGGGGCTCCTGACGAAGGCCATATGGCCGTCACGGGGCGGGCGATTGATGGTCACCCCGGCGTTCTGCAGCTTCTCGCACAGGGTGTAGATGTCCTCCACCCGGTAGGCCAGGTGGCCGAAGTTGCGCCCGCCGCCGTACTCCTCCGGATCCCAGTTCCAGGTCAACTCCAGCTCCGGGGCCTGGAGTTCACTGGAGCGCGCCTCGTCATCGGGCGCGGCGAGGAAGACCAGGGTGAAGCGCCCCTTGTCGTTCTCCTTGCGGCGGACCTCGCGAAGGCCCAGCAGGTCGCAGTAGAAGTGCAGCGAGGCGTCCAGGTCGCTGACGCGCACCATGGTGTGCAGGTACTGCATATCGAACTCCCTGTCGTGTGGCATGAATCGTGTAGCGTGACGGGCAGTGTAAACCCGCAGAGGAGGGAAACGGAATGGCCAGGGAGATCCCCGCATGAGCGACTACTGTGACCTGGCCCCGGGGCATCCGTTTCATGGCCCCTACCATGACCACGAGTACGGCTTCCCGGTCGCGGGCGACGAGGCCCTGTTCGAGCGACTGGCCCTCGAGATCAACCAGGCGGGGCTCTCCTGGCTCACCGTGCTCAAGAAGCGCGAGGCCTTCCGGCGCGCCTTCGAGGGCTTCGCCATCGAGCGGGTGGCGGCCTACGGCGAGGCCGAGCGCGCGCGGCTGCTGGCGGACGCCAGTATCATCCGCAACCGCCGCAAGGTCGACGCCGTGATCCACAACGCCGCGGTCATCCTCGAGCTCCGGGAGACCCACGGCAGCTTCCACG
The Halomonas sp. H10-9-1 DNA segment above includes these coding regions:
- the queA gene encoding tRNA preQ1(34) S-adenosylmethionine ribosyltransferase-isomerase QueA produces the protein MQRADFHFELPDELIARYPSEQRTDCRLLCVDGASGGLTHRRFPDLLELLEPGDLLVFNDTRVIPARLHGHKASGGKVEMLLERPLDVHRGLAHLRSSKSPKPGTELIFEGDVRAVVEGRRDALFELRFLGDTPLIELLERHGHMPLPPYIDRDDESSDRDRYQTVYARRDGAVAAPTAGLHFDEPLLAALAEKGIERAFVTLHVGAGTFQPVRVDDIREHQMHSEWLEVDETTCEQVRVARAAGRRVIAVGTTSVRCLESACANSKDGEIAPYRGETDIFIYPGYAWRCVDALVTNFHLPESTLLMLVASFAGYDTTLAAYREAVAERYAFFSYGDAMFLTRKTS
- a CDS encoding DNA-3-methyladenine glycosylase I, with protein sequence MSDYCDLAPGHPFHGPYHDHEYGFPVAGDEALFERLALEINQAGLSWLTVLKKREAFRRAFEGFAIERVAAYGEAERARLLADASIIRNRRKVDAVIHNAAVILELRETHGSFHAWLDHHHPLPHAEWVRRFKRTFRFTGPEIVGEFLMSTGYLPGAHRDDCPVQARILAAGPPWALR
- the yajC gene encoding preprotein translocase subunit YajC — its product is MLDFFIAPAYAQDAPAGGGIAQIVMLVGFVAIFYFLLWRPQAKRAKQHKQLIGNLSKGDEIVIGGGMLGRITKVSEDSEFLTMQIAEGTEVSVQKNAVAAVLPKGTIKSI
- the secD gene encoding protein translocase subunit SecD, producing the protein MLNRYPLWKYLLILIVLLIGLIYSLPNLFPEDPAIQISSERGDATIDERQLESIQASLNDAGIEIKNTERSQTSTLLRLRTPDAQIAARDRVAAMLGEEYVVALNLAESTPGWLQSLSASPMTLGLDLRGGVHFLLEVDMQAAVSQRLEVNASAMRELLRDERIRYRDTEIDDRTLTLSFTDAEDRNTARSLISREFPDFQYESRGDGRGAALAMTLTDQAVNAIQDYAINQNLTTLRNRVNELGVAEPLVQRQGPDRIVVELPGVQDTAEAKRIVGATANLEFRLEARPDTPDSEIETLTFRNAPSRSADLMRDVIITGDQVSNANRSFDENGRPQVNIDLDGTGGTLMNRATRTNIGRNMAVVYIEHKTRDSVEMVDGEETVVRDAYTERGIISLATIQSALGNSFRITGLDSPTEAAELSLLLRSGSLAAPIYFVQERTIGPSLGAENIKRGVMSVQIGLLLVVLFMLIRYKVFGIFANLALALNLTLLVAAMSMLGATLTLPGIAGIVLTLGMAVDANVLIFERIREELRAGLSVQQAIHAGYERAFSSIVDANITTLLVAVILFSIGTGPVKGFAVTLSLGILTSLFTALMVTRAMVNLVYGGKPVKKLWI
- the tgt gene encoding tRNA guanosine(34) transglycosylase Tgt — its product is MSFERLASDGRARRGRLTFPRGTVETPAFMPVGTYGTVKGMTPQSVADIGAEIILGNTFHLWLRPGMEVIEAHGDLHDFAQWHKPILTDSGGFQVFSLGAMRKITEQGVHFRSPVDGAKVFMGPEESMAVQRSLGSDVVMIFDECTPYPATEKEARLSMERSLRWAERSRAAHGDSPAALFGIVQGGMYPELRERSLEGLMEIGFDGLAIGGLSVGEPKEEMIKVLDYLPAWMPEDKPRYLMGVGKPEDLVEGVRRGIDMFDCVMPTRNARNGHLFTAEGTVKIRNARHRHDTGPLEAECDCYTCQHFSRAYLHHLDRCGEMLGSMLNTIHNLRHYQRLMAGLRGAIEAGTLTHFVEGFYARRGLPVPPAPN
- a CDS encoding META domain-containing protein, whose product is MVRATPLRLRKARPLLVLAAAALLAACGSRSPAPSEDSSGGLEGPLVEQRWNLLLVGTSERLSMPETPWFEIDRDGRLVGSDGCNEMRGRVHLGDNQRIEVSELSTTRRGCPQLEDAARVTGMLETAYRYLIDHDRLVFFGPDQRVLGGWRQAN
- the secF gene encoding protein translocase subunit SecF, whose translation is MKSLANRQIDFMGKRKIAFGISALLILASLASLLFQQLSLGLDFTGGTLVEVRYAVAPSLDAVRQTLEAAEFRDVSVQTFGAANEVLIRLQQAFDADVGDRVVELLRRSGEEVSLVRAEFVGAQVGDQLRDQSGLGLLVALGIVMLYVAFRFQYKFAIGALLALMHDVIIVVGAFSLFQLEFDLTVLAAVLAVIGYSLNDTIVVYDRIRENIRKSRIDDMPAIFNESLNQTLSRTLATSGTTLLVLVALLALGGDMIEGFAIALILGVVVGTYSSIYISGALLLPLGLNREDLIPARKEDPEAEELP
- a CDS encoding VOC family protein: MQYLHTMVRVSDLDASLHFYCDLLGLREVRRKENDKGRFTLVFLAAPDDEARSSELQAPELELTWNWDPEEYGGGRNFGHLAYRVEDIYTLCEKLQNAGVTINRPPRDGHMAFVRSPDGISVELLQKGEAQPPREPWASMENTGTW